A single Carassius carassius chromosome 3, fCarCar2.1, whole genome shotgun sequence DNA region contains:
- the LOC132124342 gene encoding ras-like protein family member 11A-like, with protein MRLFIEQTRTMSSGSSNFLLVPIPEYPVLDCVPSKNVKIVVLGASNVGKTALIVRFLTKRFIGDYEANTGALYSRKINLDGEQVSLQVQDTPCVSLQDDAEGLYCQEQINRSIYWADGYVLVFSITDLNSYHTIQPLYQHVRRIHPSGNIPVIIVGNKSDLLRARQVPEHEGKALADELGGPYFEASARENHESVQAAFLYLCQEVSRALGGGNGEKRKGGLHLARPKSPNMQELKRRFRQVLSSKVKSATAL; from the exons ATGCGTCTTTTTATCGAACAGACAAGAACAATGAGCAGTGGCTCTAGCAACTTTCTGCTAGTGCCTATACCGGAGTATCCTGTACTAGACTGCGTGCCAAGCAAAAACGTCAAAATAGTTGTTCTTGGTGCAAGCAATGTCGGAAAAACAG cTCTGATTGTACGATTTCTTACTAAGAGATTCATAGGAGACTATGAAGCCAACACAG GAGCCTTGTATTCAAGGAAGATTAATTTGGATGGGGAGCAAGTTTCTTTGCAAGTGCAGGACACTCCGTGTGTTTCACTCCAG GATGACGCAGAGGGTCTTTACTGTCAGGAGCAGATCAACCGCTCCATTTACTGGGCAGATGGATATGTTCTCGTCTTCTCCATCACTGACCTCAACAGCTACCATACCATCCAGCCTCTCTATCAACATGTGCGCCGAATCCATCCCAGCGGCAACATCCCTGTTATCATCGTGGGAAACAAGAGCGACCTGCTGCGTGCACGGCAGGTCCCGGAACACGAGGGAAAGGCACTAGCTGATGAATTGGGAGGGCCCTACTTTGAGGCTTCGGCCAGGGAGAACCATGAGAGCGTCCAGGCTGCTTTTCTGTACTTATGTCAGGAGGTTAGCCGAGCGCTGGGAGGAGGAAATGGGGAGAAGAGAAAAGGTGGACTACACCTTGCCAGGCCAAAGAGCCCAAACATGCAAGAACTGAAGAGAAGGTTCCGGCAAGTGTTGTCATCTAAGGTCAAGTCAGCGACTGCACTATGA